Within the Takifugu flavidus isolate HTHZ2018 chromosome 20, ASM371156v2, whole genome shotgun sequence genome, the region TGATGTCTTTCAGGCTGATCTCGGGGACATGCTGCACTGACAGGACCACAGTGTGGACACGCAGAGGCTCCAAGGCTCCCTTGTTGTCCTGGTACTCCACAGTGAcctgcaggagaacacaggCCTTTATCCCACCTACTCTGTTACTACTGCATGGAGAGGCGAGAAAATATCATTCGGATGGTCCACATATCATGGCGAAACACAAGGCTCACTTGTGATTTGGAATCTGGTAAGATCCAGGGACACTCTCTAGTGCGGGACAGCTCCTTCATCCTGTAGTTGAGTTTGTGGGCCAGGAGGATGGTGAGCGGCATGCACTCCTCCGTCTCATCGGTGGCGTAGCCGAACATCAGACCCTGGAGGAACAGAGGCGACCACATATCAGGAAAATAGGTCAGCATAAATATGAACATTTATAGGCTCAAATCTTGGACAATCTGTGTCACTGCAGCAAAAAAACATAcattcaaggacaaaaggaaagAATTCTGCATTAATATTAGATATTTATTGGAGGTGTGAAATGAACTAAACagttttttgtttaatttttcgTGGTTTTTTAACGGCATCGCAGCATATTTAACCAGAATACTGAACCTGGTCTCCTGCGCCGATGTCCTCCTGATCCCTTCCTTCAAACACACAGTCGGAGATCTCGGCACACTGAGGCTCCAGGGCAACCAGCACGTTGCAGGTCTTGTAGTCGAACCCTGCGGATCACAGCTGGGACTCAGCAAACGACGCCGTTCAATCACAACAAATACGGAATTCCACCGTTCTGCACCTTTGGCGGAGTCGTCGTAGCCGATGGACTTCACGGTATTCCGGACCACCTTCTGCAGATCCACTGTGGCTTTAGAGGTCACCTCTCCAACCAGCAGGATCATTCCAGTCTTGGTTACACACTCTGTAATAAAAGGGTCTTTACGCCTCTGATAATAAACCTCGGTGACGTAACGCTGGAGTGACCTTTGACTAAGGGGTCACAGTTGAATCTTGACTAAGATGCTTGTATAATCGTGCTAATGGTCAGAAATGCGCATTAACATCGCGACATTGGTGCATATTAAGAGCCTTTGGTAAAGATCTGGGCGCCTCATTACCACAGGCCACTCTGGAGTCAGGGTCTTCTTTCAGGTAGGCGTCGAGCACAGCATCACTGATCTGATCGCACATTTTATCTGTGAGACgcggaggaaaagaaaaaggtttatttgaGTTTGAGATGTAGGTTTATCTGAGTTTCTGTCACTTTGAACATGGTTTCTTGAAGCAGCGTGGGACGCTGATACTCACTTATCAACAGAGACATTTTAAAATCCAACAGTAGAACATTTCTTTCAAGCTATTATTGGGATTGGAATTGAATTTAACTGTACATCCAGCGTTGTTCGCTGAGGTAAGCATGAGACGGCAACATGTCCACGCATGTCCACGCATGTCCACGGTACCTGCGTGTCCTTCTCCGACTGACTCGGACGTGAAGAGAAACGTTCTCCCGCTTCTGGTGGCTCCGCTGGGGTTCATCTTCAGTTCCGAAACGAAAGCTGAGTGACTAAAAAGACGTGGAGGAAGGAAGCGTGGCGCTGGAACGTCGCTGAGTGGACTGAAGCTATCTGAGGAACGCTGATAAAGGATGAAGTAGCAATGATTAACTCTGCAACTCGGAAGTGGAGTTTTTTTCTGCCTAAATGACAACATGAAGTGGGAGGCATCTTAGCAAAAGTAGTTGGAAATTCACATATGATTATACAAAGGCAGCCATTGAGTGCGGACTTAATTTCATTTTGTTATTTCGGAGGTttattcattacatttttccGTTAAGAAGTATGTGCTTCATGTTTCGGGACACCCAGATTTTTCCATGTTTAGCAACACGAGTTCGAGACAGTAAACATGTAAAAGATGTTCCTGGACACCGGAAGTTCGGTTAAATGACAGCGGATGTAGTTCCGGGGTCATTGGGGGCGGGTTACGTCAATTTCATCATCTGCAAGAATCTCCGTCTCTTTTAACATCTCAGTAAAAGTCGAAATAAAAGTTTCGAACCTTCTTGATtaagttattttaaaacaaaatgtatAGAGTAATATGACCTCATCACGAAGTAATATCAAATTATATCATTTTACAGTTGCAAAAGTTCTGTTTTATTAGCACTTATGTGTGTGTTCGCGTCCGAAATGTGCACCAATTTGTGCATGTTCATTATTATctaaaatttattttaaatattttttttcttttaaagaaaatcaGGTTCAGCTTGAGAAAGTACAGGAAATGAAGTGCTGCAGCAGAGTGACATCACTTTTTACTGCCTTGCAAATATCACTGTGTAGAAAAAGGAGCCCTTTGCCCGGACATACCTGCCAACAACTCCGCaacttcagcagcagaggaTGGTATGTAAAAGGCAGCAGACCTTTACAACTCAAATGTATTTGTTAGTAGAATTTAAACTGTATTTATAGGCCAAATTGTGGCtgatgaaaagaggaaaagaaaagagctgcGTGTCTCAGTTCCTGATGTTGTCTGATTCCTGGTGAGACAACCATACTTAGAGGCAACAGTTCGGTTAATAAGTAACAGAAAGGTGCAGCCGGTTGCTGGGTCAACTCAAACTGTGGCTCAGACGGCAGCAGGAGCCCAGAAACTCCGGGTTTATCAATTATTACGGCAGGTGACATCTGTATGCAGCGGGAGAGAGTTGCTGGTTGAGGctgactgatggtgagtggtgCGCTCGACTTTTCGCCTTAATTATTCTCGAATTGTGGCAGATACTCGCGCTTGGTCGTCTAAAAGGCAGGTTTACTTAGTAACCTGGGCTGGAGGTTCGTCATGTGACTCTGGCTCCGAGCCCTGCGTCGTTTATTTTCCTATTATCTGGACTGTGGCGGCGAAGATCAGGCCGACGCAAATGGGAACTTCAGAGAACCGTTGAGCACTCTGGTGTCGTCATCTCCCGCAGGATGTCACGAGCCCTCACGAGCCGACCCGCGGCCAGTCGACTCAAGTGGACCACGTGCAGAATCAGGTCAACGAGGTCAAAGTCATCCTGACGGACAACATCAGCAAGGTGctgcagaggggggagaggctGGACGACCTGATCGGGAAGTCCGACGACCTGCAGGCCTCCGTGAGTGTTTAACCGCACGAGCCGCCGACCCGGATGTTTTAAAGAGGGTAAACATGTTCGCTCCGGGTGCTTATAGATGATGTCCACAGTAACAGATCACCATTCATCTGCTATTAACATCTACCCCCAATAAATGACTGTTGTCTACTCAGAGTACTGGTACTGCTTGACACACTTTTCAAGGAAATAACTTTGGTGCaatcattttattctttatttccttccttGTTATCTGACAGTCACAGCAGAGGACCCATCTTTTAACTTCAAGAGGTCTCCTTTGTTTTGAATTTTTAATGCAGAACACTCATTCGCCTCAGAACCAAAGACAAAGTCAACAGTTGCCTCTTTTTTTAAGGATCTTTCCTTAGTTTTATTGACATGATTTTTCTAATTTTTTTAGGCAGACTCGTTCCAAAGAACGTCTACGCGAGTCGCCAGGAAGTACTGGtggaaaaacataaaaatgatgaTTATAATTGGCATCATTGTgctgatcatcatcatcctcatcatcctcttcgcGACGAACGTCATCTAAACCTCAGATCAAAGCAATCAAGCTGTAGGATGACTGATCTCACCACGTCAGATCATTTgatctcttttcctccctcaagGTCTTAAATATTTATCAATTTCAAACATGATTTTGTGACATTCTTAAAATGAGAATACTTGTGGTTAAGTTGAAACCGAGAACGGaacactccaagttattaacaCAGGTCTTTACATTTCAAAAAAAGATCACAAATCTAAGTGCTTATCGCGTTTATTATCACATTCCTTAATGTATAATGATCacctgtgtgtatatatgttgATGTTTATGCGAGTCAAACTCTGTAATGACAAATATAATGTTGCCGGTGTGTGTAAAACTGTAAGAAGTCATTTTCTATGATCTACAACAGGACTCGGTGTGTGATCTGTTCAAACCAAACAAGCATTTTAGTCACGTCCGTAAAGAAGCGAGTCACAAACAGCGTAATAgaacaacaaatacaaacaggAAGGGAGGCAGTCATCTAAATCAAGGCAAGACATCAAAACCTTTGAATATACGACAAATACTAGGTAGAGTCAGACGAAAAGGGTGTAGGTCATAGTGCTCTCCGCGTGTTTCTTtacgaagaagaaaagaaaacaacaatcatATCGATTGTTACTGGATACATCATCTCTCTGGCCAATGATCCACCAGCTCAGCTGCCTTTGTTCGCTCTGAAACCTatgaaaaacatacaaaaacaaatcagcttCAGGTGAAAAACAAAGACCACTCAAATACAGATAAATTAGGAGTCCCCTGTGTCTTAATGTTACAAAAAAATTAGGAAAAGCAAACTGAGAACATTAACATTTTACAGTAAATTAAGTGCTAGAGATCCTCAAGTGCAATAGCCTGAAGAGGTCAAAGCCCAAATACTAAACGAAAAAGAACCTTCGAGACACACTTTTATAAAAGGCAATGCATGCAAATTTTCTGGAAATGTGgtgacatgtttgtttgtgttattatttctctttttttttttctttttttacaaaagaggaaaattcAAGAAATTACAAGAAAGTTAACAAAAGAGGAGTCTTTTCCCAACGCCGTCCACAGAGCAGTACAGATACACAGAGTAAAGCACTTTATCCCCCATCACTGTGGAGTCCAACTACGAACCAGCTTTAAACTCATGGactaaataaagaaacaaacatttcagtAAGATTAGGAATACATATATTAACAATAGGAACTGGGAAGTCCAGAGAATGCTGTACATATCCTTTGAAAAACAGATAGTTATATTTATAAAGTTACTTGTGGGGGAGTTAGGGCctgtaaaaaatgacaattacAAGTGTGTATTTTAATTCTTACATTACAATCAATTGCAAACAGCTTAAAAATGGAAAGGAAGATGACAAAGCTGGACGTGTCCCATATTGTTTTAGTTTAGAAATGCTGATACAGGATGTTGTAAGACCATACCAAATGGCAGCATTCGAGAGCGTACGCTTCTCGTACCCGGTCCGCATTGAGCGGGCCCTGAGAGTATCTGGGAGTCAGCTCATGGCCTGCAAGGAAGCTCCGCTGGCAGGTACAAACAAGGTATGTCAGAGTTAGGAGACAACATACttccttttctgtttccttGCACATCCTTAACTTTGGCATCCATTTACAGTAGTAGCAGTACTTTACCTGTTAACTTTacagttagaaaaaaaaaaatttttttcaAATGAGGCAGCAGAAGGCCGGCTGCTTAAGTAATCGAGTGTAGCCTCTATGTTACCACTACTGTAAAGCACATGAGGGTGCTGAGAAAAAGAAATTTACAAATGATGTTACAAACAACAAAGTAAGATGACTACTACAGAACGTTTACAGGAAGTGGTATAATTGTTGGTGCTACATACCTGCTTGAGGATGAGGATTTCCCCATTAATAGGGCTTGTAACTGTTGGTGTGTCCACCACGCCGTGGTGACTTGCCATATCCCCCGGATTGATCTAGAAATCAATACGAGCCAGAtctaaaaatgctgaaaataaaggcaaaagTGGGATTTTCACCAATAGATCCACTTACCGTTGTAGTCACCATATCCGTAATTGTAACCAGAATAATCGTAGCCACCATATCCTCCATACCCTTGATTATTGTAACCATAATTCCCATAATTCCCATAGCCTTGATTCCAGTAGTTGCCGTAACCCTGGTTCCAATTTTGATTGGGACCTGTGTTGAAAGAGGATTTTAGTTCCAACTACGATTACGAAACAGGTGGCGGCGCTGACCCGAACCTCCTCGCAAGGATGTTTCAAATGCGCCGTCGCCTTGTGTTTATCAAAGCACCAACGAATCGTGCACGGCATTCGTGTACTGTTGCTATGCCGTTCAGAAGCGTGTGCTACAGCCACATCTACTGAATATGTTccacccacctcctcttcctcgagCCCTGGATGAGTATCCGCCACGGCCGCCCcagtactgctgctgctggtactgCTCCTTTGACACGGCCACTTTAATTTCACACTGAAAGCAAGAACGTTTGATCTGATTCAATTGGAATTCTATATCACTGGTAGGAAATTCGGTAGATCTAAAAAGGGCAAGCACCTTGCTCAGTCCGATGTTGTGAAACTTTTTCTCCATGATGCATTTCACTGGCTCTTCCTCTTTGAATGTGATGAAGCAAAAGCCtctccttttgtttgttttggtctcCATGGGAAGTTCAATTGACTCCACCTGTTCGGGATGACAGTATATATATGAATCATTTTGCAGTTATCATGTGGCGTATGTTAAATATCAGCACATACATCACATAAATCAACTCTGCTAAATGAGTGCAAggattcaaaacaaacaaacaaacataggTACCTCCCCAAAGGCACCAAAGTACTCTCTGACTTTCTCTTCTGGGGTGTCTGGAGAGAGACCACCGACAAAGATCTTCTTCACAGGCTCCTTCCCCTTCATGGCTTTGGCTTTTTTAGGGTCAATTACTTTCCCATTGAGTTTATGTTCCTTCTGCGAGGCAACCTTTATTACAGTAAGAACCGATACTTCATTTAGGCACGGTATAAGAGTGGTCTTCAAACATGCATGCATATATGCATCTGACTACACCACACAGCTGATGTCCTATAGACTGTATCACCTTCTGCTTTCATTTCTTATCATGCACATGATGTAGACATTTGTGTTTATACCTTTTCAACACTCTCAGGTTCTTTGAAGAGCACAAAGCCGAATCCCCTCGATCTGCCAGTTATGGGGTCCAGTTTTAACGTACAATCTACCACCTCCCCATACTTGCAAAAGTAATCTTTCAGGTCTTTCTTTGTTGTGTCCCAGCTGAGCCCACCAACGAACATCTTCCTATTGTCAAAGGCAGCGCATTTGGGTGATTAAGCTTGCACAATGACGGGAATTCAAAGAAGCGCTGCAGCCACCGCAGCCTTACCCCTCATCCTCTTCGTTTTTGCTGGCGTCGATCCGCGACCCGTCGGCCTCGTCGCCCATCGGGCCACAGTCTCCAGCCGCGGACATCGGATCATCACAGTTGGCCTCCCCGTCTTCTTCCATTCTCGTCATGATCGTGTCGTCGCTAAATTCGTAGTTTTCACACATGGCTTCGGTTTTTCGATTGCTTCCAAAAGTCGTCAGGAAGAACGTTTGAAAAAGCGACTAATTCTGAAGTCAAGCTGGGCTAGCTCACGCTTTAGCGGTGTTAGCTACAAGCTAATGGATCTGCGGCGATGCAAATCCAAAATAATTCTCCAAATTCGAGTAAAAGGGTGATCTCATTAGCTAGAAGAAGCTTAATCGCTGTTCTAAATTTGCGCAAAGCAGTGTACCTTGGAGGAAAAAGCGGTTCAATTTGCAAGTTAGCTCAGGGTACCTCCCGAACGTCGTCATATATTATTCGCAGTTGCCGTCTTTATCGCGAGATTACGCAAAACAGCGCCACCTACCGACCGAGCGGCCGAACCGACAGTTTAGAACATGTGCACGCAACGGTGATGTGAATCTGTGTTAGCTGCGAGATGACAATAAGGATAGCCCGCTAGTCATCGGCCCAGTGTCCCGTTAGAGCGTTTCTTACGGTTTGGATTCTATTTGTTGTACCGAGCTGGTTAGGGGCGTCAGCCAGAAAGAAGCTGTGATTGGCTTTCCAGCGGCGTTGTTGCTAAGTAAGCTAACGTCAGCTAACCATCTCTCCCTGACTTCTAAAAATGGCCACCGTTTTCATTCCTGCTTCTACCAGTGCAGTATTGCTGGACATTGAAGGGACAACGACGCCAATCACGTTTGTAAAGGTAAGTCACAATAGTCCTCCGATCGGCAGTTGTTTAGTCTTATTTTTTAACTGTAATGCTTAAGCACGAGCTATGCTAACAATAGCCTTTTGCCCCGGAGCAGCGTTGTTTGATTGTTGTGGTTCCCTGCAGTCATGTCCAATTGTAACACTGCTTTTTCCCCGTGCTTTTGTATCCTTTTTGTATGGTGTGTTGATTCATCCctatattattttattcaatcGATTatggacccccccctccccgacagGATCACTATATGGCGCGTTTAAATGACTATGGGAAATGTCGGAAAAAACATGCTTAATATTTCCCACTGTAAGTAAGGTttctgtgcacgtttgtgcccTAATGCTACTGATTACTGACGCCAAAAGTACGCCTGATACACGAcacagtaaaaataaatattgtgtAACTATCCTATTAATACATGAGCTTACAGGCTCTATCGTCCTTATAATGTAGGATGAATACATGAgcattttctgtttctgtacCTGTCCGGAAGCAGCTATGAATGCCTGCTCTGTCATTTCCTAGGATGTCTTGTTTCCATACATCAGGGAACATCTTGAGGATTACTTATCCAACCACTGGGAGGAAGATGAGTGTAAGCAAGATGTTCAACTCCTAAAGAAACAGGTGAGGCCTTTAGTTTCCATTTAAATGAGCACAGAAGTGCAACATTTCACAGTAACTTCAGTTGGAAGCAGGAAGACTTGTGTTGAATGTCTGTGAGTGATTGTCATTCATTAatcatttctcctcttttcgcttcatgtaaaaaaaaaaaaaatcttaaaaatcATCAAGAGCTGAAGTAGGGGATGGAATATTGCCTCAGCTTGTAATGGCTTCTGTTTAAATTATTAATCCCAGCTTCCTGTTATGTACAAGATGCTATTGGCAGGTGCCTCATCGCTGATGTTGTTTTGACAAAGGTAACACAAAATATACTGTCTTCCATTATGGCAGCTTGAAGAGGACATTAAGCATAATCGTTCATGTCCTGTCCACACTGTGGACCAGACGGTTCATACAGATGAGGAGAAAGCCATTAGGGAAATAGTGGATAATGTGCTGTGGCAGAtggcagcagacaggaagtcaacaGCACTGAAACAGCTTCAGGGCCACATGTGGAGGTCAGCCTATGCTTCTGGGACAATCAAAGGCGAGTAAGTACATTAATCAATTTCTTTTATTATGCAACACAGATGCTCTCCTTAGTTTGAAGTAAAATCCCAACTGCTCAGAAGGTTCAGATGCATGGAAACTGCATGCATCCAAGCTATTTGAAATTTATTTAAAACTGCATATAAAGTTTAGGTTTCTCTCCTTAAATATAACTATCTGCATAGGTCATTAGGAGGTAATTTTGTCATTAAAACGGGGCTGAAACAATAACCATTTGAATCCACTGTCATCTTGGTGCAAACAGGATTTACCAGGATGTGATCCCATCTATCCGAAGGTGGAAAGAACTGGGACTGAAAGTGTATATCTACTCCTCTGGAAGCGTGGAGGCTCAGAAACTGCTGTTTGGATTCTCTGTTGAAGGAGATGTTTTAGATGCAAGTATTTATCAGTAATCTGCCAAACTccgttttttttgggtttttttgctcgTTGCATTTCTAAAGTCTTGGCCACAGTTTGCTTTCGCTGAtgagacttttcttttttccgttTCAGTTATTCGACGGGCACTTTGACACCACTTTAGGAGCTAAAGTGGAAGGCAAAAGCTACGAGAGGATTGCAGAGAGGATCGGCTGTCGGCCTGAAGAAATTACGTTCTTAACAGACGTCACCCGGGGTAAATATGACAAACATTCCCGCTCCGTTTCCTGTAACGACCAATTACTGTGTTTTAAACTAGCGCGTGCATTGAAAGGGATCCACAGCCGCATGACATGTGATACAAATGTTGCTGATTTGTTAACGTTGTGCATAGATCTTCTTCATCTTTTCAACTCGGTATTATCACCTATGGTCAGAGGTAGAGCAGGAAAGCTCCGTTGATTTCACCTCACAGGGAAATGGATCGATTTTAGGATTTTGTTCTCACCCCTTCATTTGTCGCTGCAGAAGCAAAAGCAGCCGAGGAAGCTGGAGTgaacgtggtggtggtggtccggCCTGGAAACATGGAGCTGACCGATGATGAGAGAGCTCATTACAAACTCATTACGTCCTTTAACCAACTTAAACCGACGGGACCTGTTTAACGTGGAGACCGCAGCGAGACTGGGAGGACTCTTCTAACTTGATCTCACAGTGACCCGTTCCATTTCTCTTTTGTCCACGTCCTCTGCGCTCCTTTATGTAACTCTCTTGTCCTAGATTTTCCCTGCACTGACAGACCAGGAGGTGCTCCTCTTGCAACATCCGCCAGATTGGCTGTTGCAGCTCATCTGTTCAGATTTCCCAGACACATGTCATATTAACAGTTCAGAGGGACTCAAATGGAAAATGACCCTGAATGACCTTGGGAACTGCGGAGGCACTTGATCCGTCATTTTTCTTTACCTCCCAGTTTTCTGTATTTGGATGCCCCTTTGTAGCCAGGCCAGTGTTAATATGAACTTCCCAGATCCACATTTGTGAgtgtaaaatgtcattttgtaAACATTTTCCATTATACATTGTTCTCTCTctacgcacacaaacacacgttgCAGTGTTTTAAAAAGTAGAACTAAAGTTTAGCCATAGAAAGTTTGCATTTCAGActctttaaaatgtgttaattAGTTTTACCGGTGTCGGGTGTCTGTTTAAATGTGCCATCCTGGTTTGTTCAACTGTAATTTTGGTGCTGGAAACTTAAAGTAAGAATTGCCAAATTGGGgttttgtgtgtaaatgtttattCAGGAACGATAATTTGAAATGTTGCTCCCAATAAATGCCTTGTTTCACACCCATGATGGTCTGTTCTCAGTCTGAATGTTATTTTCTAAACATAAAACCAGGTAGGTCTCTGTATCTGACAGGTTCCTTCTCTAAAACGCAGCAGTTACATTTCATACATTCCGACTTATTTTGAAATCAATTTGAAAAACGACTAATCTCAATCAGACTCCAGTCGAGTCTTTCACTCGTTTGCAGCTTCTCACATGCTTACTGATTTTTCCTGTAAGCATGTTGATCATGTTGTAAGCATGTTCTTTGCTGCACTTCCCCTGGAGAAAGACTTCCTCCACAACGTCTTCATATGCCAACAAAGCGACTACAGAAGATCTGCAGAAACCAGACATCTGACAGCAAACACTAATGGAACCATTTACCACtccagaaaatgtaaaaaaaaacaaacaacttggGGTATTTATATAGTGTTTTCAAGGCTTCACACACGTTATAAACTGGAATGTTGGCGCCCCCTTTAGGCAGATCACGAACTGACACTCACTAATCGGGCGCTCCATCCTGAGGTCCTGCAGGACGTTCAGGGCCTCCAGCCGTGCGTGGTGGGAAAAGTGTAACGATGTGAATGAGCTTTGAGCCTGTTTGAACGATACCGTCCTCTCCTGGAGAGACTCGAGTACAGACTCCTGACTTCCTGTATCAATGCGCATCCTCGTCACACAGCGTCGATACTTGAGTCTCATATCCCTACGCGGCATCAAAATATAGAGCATTCAGGTGTAATGTGACAGATGGAAGGATTTACAACTTAGATTTGTTTCATTATTGTCATTAAGTTAATGCATTTTTTAGATTATTTTGCTTCACTCCCACCATTTAGTTGCATAACtgaaagaaggagaagagaacaGATTGATCTATTTTGGTTTGATAACCTGCATTATTTGCCCGTCATTCTTCTCTCTTTCTAAGAATGTTGGATTTGCACTGCTATTCCCCATTCTTCTACACAAAAACCTTCCTTTGTTTAAGGCTCAAACCGTAACATCAactgtgttttaaaatatttaaacagatAAGAAAGAGTTTTCTCATTTGTGGAGAATAgagttttctgttgttgtggGAGACTGCAGCAAAAAACGCTTCCATAATGCAACTGATGGGTAGAACACAAGCAAAATGATCAGCACTGTTAGTCGGTGTTGATATGAGGACAAATGAGAAGGTCCTGGCTGTTTATATAGTgccagcatcttttttttttatttttataaaatctAAATAGAAACAACCTGTTTTCAAATGTACGCATGTGTGTCATATAGACACAGTATATTAATGGACATTGGCGTGGTTGGACGTGGAAAATGGGCTCATAGTAGAGATGCTTGTGTTTATAGTATCTAGAAGTGGGTGGTAAAGTTAGTTGTGAGGTTTTTTTAGAGAGAGGAAACCTAACACTGTATTTGTGTCAATTTACATGAGATTTGGTGAAATTTCATAGAAATAGTGAAGAGTTAAAGACGGAgcttctttgttttctggtACATGGCAGCAAATAAAATAGTCGACactttttccttaaaaaagaGTTGTATGCTATGTTTCTGTTGCAAGGCTGGGTTTAATGCTGTAAAATCCTTCAGCTGAAACCTTTATTTATTGTAAATCAGATCACAACTCCACCACCTTGGAACCTGAGACATAAAGACTATTGCTGGCTGGGCCGACAGCTGGTCACCTTGGTTGATGGACAGGTGTCTGTGCACGTCGTTTCAAAGCGACTGTGTCGGAACTCGACTGCAAATGTGCCATAAAAGAGGAACATGAGCATCACCGGAGCCCACTCCAACGGAACCGCAGACGTGCAGTCGCCCTGAGCATCCAGGACCGTAACTGCATCATGAGTTCAGGTTGAAACAGTTGAAACAGGTTGTGGATATGacgtttcctttgttttttaaaaaaaaatgcaacatcatcaatgatcacTGCGTATTTGACTTTAATCACATGATTGTcacgtgattaaaaaaaatagctgaTTAGATGATATTCAGAGTTTCTGACATGtaatgtttccatgacaacaagagGATACAGAGCACCATGCCGATGGTTATGACTCCGGAAAGCAACGCACGGATGATGCCGATCTTCATCCCTTCATTCTTGATGTCTATCTTTATGGTGATCCAGGTCTCCAGCCAGCAGGCCACCGATCCCACCACAAACGACAGCCAGGCACCGATGTTGTGTATGGTTGGATCAGCGGCATACTAAAAACCAGGAAGTCATTATTTGATACACAGTCATAAAGGGTAAATGTCAGTTGTCTGCACTGTTTACCTGGAAGTTTCCCGCAAGCGTCATTCCAAAGCAGTTAATGCAATTGGCCACCAGAGCGCTGACGTTCAGCCAGACTTCCTTTAATCTGGGTTTCACCTGGAAGAATCTGTAGCAGAAGAGAACGACTCCtgcaaaggagaggaaaagacagtCGAAGTGCTGGATATCCAGTTGAAATAGCTGACTCGGTCTCACCTCCGTATCCTGCCAGGTTCATGACCTGACCCAAGATGCAGCTGGCAGGTGGATAATTACCTGCCATGCTGAATACAGAGAATAGTGTCACTGACATTATTGAAGGACCCATTCTGTCATTTAATCACTTCTTACCTAATATAGGGGGGCTGGAAGAATTGATTCTGGCAGCTGACATGAGATCACGCAGC harbors:
- the LOC130516831 gene encoding heterogeneous nuclear ribonucleoprotein D0-like isoform X1 yields the protein MCENYEFSDDTIMTRMEEDGEANCDDPMSAAGDCGPMGDEADGSRIDASKNEEDEGKMFVGGLSWDTTKKDLKDYFCKYGEVVDCTLKLDPITGRSRGFGFVLFKEPESVEKVASQKEHKLNGKVIDPKKAKAMKGKEPVKKIFVGGLSPDTPEEKVREYFGAFGEVESIELPMETKTNKRRGFCFITFKEEEPVKCIMEKKFHNIGLSKCEIKVAVSKEQYQQQQYWGGRGGYSSRARGRGGPNQNWNQGYGNYWNQGYGNYGNYGYNNQGYGGYGGYDYSGYNYGYGDYNDQSGGYGKSPRRGGHTNSYKPY
- the LOC130516831 gene encoding heterogeneous nuclear ribonucleoprotein D0-like isoform X2 codes for the protein MCENYEFSDDTIMTRMEEDGEANCDDPMSAAGDCGPMGDEADGSRIDASKNEEDEGKMFVGGLSWDTTKKDLKDYFCKYGEVVDCTLKLDPITGRSRGFGFVLFKEPESVEKVASQKEHKLNGKVIDPKKAKAMKGKEPVKKIFVGGLSPDTPEEKVREYFGAFGEVESIELPMETKTNKRRGFCFITFKEEEPVKCIMEKKFHNIGLSKCEIKVAVSKEQYQQQQYWGGRGGYSSRARGRGAFLDLARIDF
- the enoph1 gene encoding enolase-phosphatase E1, whose product is MATVFIPASTSAVLLDIEGTTTPITFVKDVLFPYIREHLEDYLSNHWEEDECKQDVQLLKKQLEEDIKHNRSCPVHTVDQTVHTDEEKAIREIVDNVLWQMAADRKSTALKQLQGHMWRSAYASGTIKGEIYQDVIPSIRRWKELGLKVYIYSSGSVEAQKLLFGFSVEGDVLDLFDGHFDTTLGAKVEGKSYERIAERIGCRPEEITFLTDVTREAKAAEEAGVNVVVVVRPGNMELTDDERAHYKLITSFNQLKPTGPV
- the LOC130517442 gene encoding transmembrane protein 150C-like; the encoded protein is MQGVRRGEMSSCSSWAAMPILYSGSVVTGLWLVYFMAIIDEQIAPFGSTYSCQNQFFQPPYISMAGNYPPASCILGQVMNLAGYGGVVLFCYRFFQVKPRLKEVWLNVSALVANCINCFGMTLAGNFQYAADPTIHNIGAWLSFVVGSVACWLETWITIKIDIKNEGMKIGIIRALLSGVITIGMVLFTVLDAQGDCTSAVPLEWAPVMLMFLFYGTFAVEFRHSRFETTCTDTCPSTKVTSCRPSQQ